The following are encoded in a window of Stieleria sp. JC731 genomic DNA:
- a CDS encoding exonuclease SbcCD subunit D — protein sequence MPGESFRFIHASDFHLEKPLGDLDELPPPLKDQMALAPHQAMDAVFDAALSNNIDFVLLTGDLLNPSSAGPYGINRLLTQFEKLNKAKTPVYWAAGTADDPQQWPDACVFPPNVTMFSRDRATAVNVVRGGRAICRLVGRSSDGRSSLHMPGFQTESSDEFTIGVGHGDATTETLAETRFDFWCLGGRHNRLELEDSEGIVAVFAGSPQGRSLKEAGPHGFSIIDVDADQNVRVSEMPCDVFRYENIKLDSADVAGVGTIENLIGERIVRLQHDAGGRHLIIGWDIGIDSSELMGRVGDSESLLDWIQREYGHGAPAAWSTSLRIRPPQKYPKSWYDEDTILGDYLRVVADHRKGEAKAFNLLPMTEEHPGLPTSTTTMLAEIPANNKQETLDQATLLGVELLRGGKPDWVNQS from the coding sequence ATGCCGGGCGAATCTTTTCGATTCATCCATGCCAGCGACTTTCATTTAGAAAAGCCGCTTGGGGATTTGGATGAACTGCCTCCGCCGTTGAAAGATCAAATGGCTTTGGCACCGCACCAGGCGATGGACGCGGTATTTGATGCTGCGCTTTCGAACAATATCGACTTCGTTCTGTTGACCGGTGATCTGCTCAACCCCAGTTCTGCTGGGCCTTACGGCATCAACCGTTTGCTGACTCAGTTTGAAAAGCTCAACAAGGCGAAAACGCCAGTGTATTGGGCTGCGGGGACCGCCGACGATCCTCAGCAATGGCCGGACGCATGTGTGTTTCCGCCAAATGTGACGATGTTTTCTCGTGATCGAGCGACCGCGGTTAACGTGGTTCGCGGTGGCCGCGCTATCTGTCGGCTCGTTGGCCGCAGCAGCGACGGGCGATCTTCATTGCACATGCCGGGATTTCAAACCGAAAGCAGTGACGAGTTCACGATCGGTGTCGGTCATGGTGACGCGACCACGGAAACCTTGGCGGAAACGCGTTTCGATTTCTGGTGTTTGGGCGGCCGTCACAATCGGCTGGAACTTGAAGACAGCGAAGGTATCGTCGCGGTCTTCGCCGGCAGTCCTCAAGGGCGGAGTCTAAAAGAGGCCGGCCCACACGGCTTTTCCATCATCGACGTCGATGCTGACCAAAACGTGCGCGTCAGTGAAATGCCATGCGACGTTTTCCGCTACGAAAACATCAAATTGGATTCGGCGGATGTCGCTGGCGTTGGCACGATCGAAAATCTGATCGGTGAGCGAATCGTGCGATTGCAGCACGATGCAGGTGGGCGTCACTTGATCATCGGCTGGGACATCGGGATCGACAGCAGCGAACTGATGGGCCGAGTCGGTGATAGCGAGTCCCTGTTGGACTGGATCCAGCGTGAATACGGACACGGTGCACCCGCCGCGTGGTCAACAAGTTTGCGAATTCGTCCGCCACAAAAGTATCCCAAGAGCTGGTACGACGAGGACACGATCTTGGGCGATTACTTGCGAGTCGTTGCTGACCATCGCAAGGGCGAAGCGAAGGCATTCAACCTGTTGCCGATGACCGAAGAGCATCCAGGTTTGCCGACTTCGACCACCACCATGCTGGCTGAGATCCCAGCAAACAACAAACAGGAAACGCTGGACCAGGCAACACTGCTCGGCGTCGAATTGCTTCGAGGCGGCAAGCCAGATTGGGTAAATCAATCATGA